A region of the Pelecanus crispus isolate bPelCri1 chromosome 1, bPelCri1.pri, whole genome shotgun sequence genome:
CTTAAAGCATTAAAATCAATCACTCaattccaaaattatttcacttttgcaTAATATCTGGGCTCTACCATATAGTTATTTTCCTAGATTACACTTTTACTTACCAATTTTCAGATCCCTATTCTTTTTACAACTTTCACACAAAATTGCCATTACAGATTTACAACGGCTCCTACAGccctctcttcttttccacTCTTAAAATGGCTCCATCTGTACTTTATTTGTTCCTCTTCAAACCCTGAACATGTCTCTTCCTCATCCCGCAGtaatccctccctccccctcccagctccctgcccacccaCACTGGAACACAGCTCATGGTTCCCATTGCTGTCACCACTACAGCCTGCATGGCTCTCACCCTGCGATGCAGCTGGCCAGTAAATAGACAAACGTGCGGCACCATTTCTTCTCCCCACTGAACACAACGGCAGTTATGTCAAATCTGCTGAAGTCATTATCTTGCCTGTAAATATACTTTCAGTCATTTTCAGAATGACCAAAGCTATATTTCttcaaagctgtattttcctctggattttttttcccataatgGACCATTTAAATGGTATTAATGTATCTAAATAAAATTACCTCCTTCAAACATAATGTGAAGTTCTACTGCAATTCAGAAAGCAGGTCGAGAAAAGCCActgggaaaaattatttcagatatgtcaacaacaacagcaattatttttcacCCTCTACTTGGATGCTATCCAGAGGTACCTcgacaagctggagaaatgggctaaacaggaacctcatgaagttcaacaaggggaaatgcaaagtcctgcacctggaaagGAATAACCTCATGCACCAATACACACcaggggccacccagctggaaagcagcttggcagaaaaggacctgggggtcctggtgggcaGCAGGTTGAGCATGAGCCAGCGatgtgcccttgctgcagaGAAGGCTAccagtatcctgggctgcattagacaaagCACTGCCGGCAGGTGGAGGGagatgatccttcccctctactcagcactggtgaggccacacctggagcgctgtgtccagttctgggctccccagtacaagagaggcATGGACACGCTGGAGGGAGTCCAGCgaagggccacgaagatgatgaagggactggagcatctctcctatgaggaagggctgggagagctgggactcttcagtctggagaagagacgGCTCGGGTGGGTCTCACCAGCGTACATAAGTGTGTATACAGTGTATATAAGGGAGGGTGcagagaggacagagccaggctctttccagtggtgcccagtggcaggacCAGAGGCGATGGGCACAAACTGGAACACAGGAggctccctctgaacatcaggaaacactttttccgCTGTGAGGGTGgccgagcactggcacaggttgcccaaggaggctgtggagtctccatccccggagatattcaaaagccgcctggacatggtcctgggcaaccagctctgggtggccctgcttgagcagggggttggaccagatgccctccagaggtgccttccaaccccaGCCAGTCTGTGTTACTTAACAGCCTGTTAAAATCTTGGATAACTTCATGAAAGAAATCTTCTTACTCCTACAAAAACGCTCCAGTTCaaaaggctgaaagaaaatgaaaaaattcatTCCCTTCTATGATTTAAAAGGATTATAGTGTTTGCTTTGCCAGCTAATATACTGTCCTGTTatggctgggatagagttaatgttcttcctagtagcaggcatagtgctgtgttttggatttagtatgagaataacactgataacacactgatgtttcagttgttgctaagtactgcttacaccagtcaaggacttttcagcttcccacgctctgccaggtgcacaagaagctgggagggggcacagccaggacagctgacccaaactggccaaagggctattccataccatgtgacgtcatgctcagcatagaaactgggcgggggtgttggctggggagctgggatcgctgctcaggaaccgGCTGgacatcagtcagcaggtggtgagcaactacattgtgcatcacttgctttgtatattcttttaccattattattattactttctcttcctttactgtcctattaaactatctttatctcaacccagggattttactttttttccctgattctctcccccatcccaccggagcCGGGgtgtgagcaagcagctgtgtggtgcttagctgccaaatggggttaaaccacaacacacaaTTCAGCCAATTTCCAATTCAAAAGCTGACTAGCATTATCCCAGTAAAACCCTTTCAACTCTGCAAAGTCAATAATGATAAATGTTATGGATACCATACATTGCACAAAACCCTGTCTTAATTATTAAGTGGTTTTTAAACATTAGGTGACAAACCAGAGGCATTGTGCTCACTTCAAAAATCTGAGACAAAATCTCTCTCAATACTTAATTGTATTGGATATGAAATGGAGTTCTCACAACTGCATTAGTGACAAACAAGTGAAGCTAGGGAGACTAGAAAAagatgggtttggtttttttttttttaaataccttctaAGATACAGAGCAACCTTCTGCCAAAGCATATTATTTTATCAGAAATTTTGGTGCTTGACACTGGCACACAAACCTGCACTTTTCTTTAGCCTTATCTTTGTGCTCGGGAGAGAAGCACCCTATCTATATAATGTGAACAGGCGAGATAAACACTATCTGCTGGCAGTCTTTCTACAGTAACTGACTAGTACCTGACAACACAATTCTCCTGTTTCACTGGAATAAGATGACAAACATGGACAAACAGGGTGCAGAGAATTTGCAACAGAACAGAGACAAGAAGTCTACAAGTGTCTAATGCCACAAAACAGCTTTGATTTCACAAAGAAAGCTTAGTGCTAGAGCAGGCATGCAAGAATATCATCAGCGGTAAGAGGAAACAGAGGTGCTAATGCAGCCGCCCTTTTTCTAAGATGATCTAAACATTAACTGATGCCATTCAGAATTCTGCAAAGGAGTCTTTCGTAGAGGTATTTCAAGAGAGCCCCACTTTTaacactaaaaataattaaacatttctCTCACTACTGACATAACTCCATATGTGTAGAGACTTCACAGATTCATGACTAAAAAGCAGTAATACACCATTTCTTCCAGCATTACGGAACATGCCTACGTTCTGTGACTAACATGTGGATATTCCTTTCTTTGTGAGAGGACAATGCCATCTCTGATCAAATGCACGCCTGATTGAGGGCACCCATGTGTAGACGGCACGACAAATAAGGGCTGTGGGGTTTCCATaaaaaaggaaggcaggaagcagACTGCAGGATGCCAGAACAATTAATCCAGCCTGAAGTCCAACCAAGTACTTTCCTGCGCTCTCATTTAAAAGATAAGCATAGTGTCGACCAGACTTACTGGAAGGACAGACAGTACAGAGCCAAATGCAACAGGCTGGCCACCCTCTTGCAAGTTGTTAAACACACACCTAACTATTACACAATACCGCTTTTACTAtgctagagggaagggataCACTGATACACTAGaaggaagggatgccatccagggGGATCTTGACAAGCTTGAGGAGTGGGTCCAcgcaaacctcatgaagttcaacaaggtcaGGTACAAGCTCCTGCACCTGGGCTGGGACAATCCTCAATATCAATACAGACTTGGGGACGAAGGGAAtgggagcagccctgtggaaaaaaaagacacgAACCAGCAATGCACACTTGCTGTCCAGAAAGCCAAttgtaccctgggctgcataaCAAGAAAGaagtcaagggaggtgattctccccctctgctccactctgtgagaccccacctggagtcctgcatccagctctggggtccccagcacaagacagacatggacctgttagagtgggtccagaggaaggccacaaaaacGGGGGCCTCCCATTTGGGaaggctggaacacctctcctaggAAGAAAGGtggagagagttgggattgttcagcctggagaagagaaggctgcggggagaccttattgcggcctttcagtatttaaatagGGTTTATAAGAAAGGTAGAGCCTTTTCACCAAGGGTTGcagtgacagaacaaggggcaatgctttaaaactgaaagaaggtaggtttagattggacataaggaagatattatttacgatgagggtggtgaggcactggaacaggttcccCAGAGAAAAGCTGTGggtgccccatcactggaagtgttcaaggtcagacaggatggggctttgagcaaatCGGTCTAGTGAAAGGTGTcacctgcccacagcaggggggttggactaggtgatctttgaaggtcccttccaacccaaaccattctgtgattctaggaTAATGTTCCATATGTATGTAGTTCTCAAACACCCCtagcaaaaaaaaggaagaaaataataagcTATATTTCAACTGTGAAAGACCAGTGACATTGTGAAGCTGAGTCTCCGCCAAGACAACAAGAACTAGGCTAAAGTTTATCCTCATATGGGTTAATATGGACACATACATAGGTTTTAGCCCAGTTCTATCCTACTACATAGGCAGAAAACTCTGATGAAGACAGATGCTTTCAACTCAACTTTCTTACCTGAATAAAGGTACAAAACTCACTCTCTTGATTTAAACTTTTACATCCACATACTTCACAGCAAGGAAACAGGTAAAACCCCTTGCATTAGCTGTCCTTCAACGCCCTTCCTACAATCTGTCTCCTCCCCTTTTCCAAGGGCAGACAGGTTTTCCCGCTGTTCTCGGGAAACATTTCTGACTTGTGTCCAATAACCAGAAACACAAGAACACTTGCAAGAACAACTGGTGACTGAATAACTAACAAGGGCAGTTATActcactgtaaaaataacaCTTGGTAGATGCTAGCACTCAGGTTAAAACAGCTAGTATATTCTCCAGACAAAtgaagggaaatgaaaacacaagaaTTGGAGCTCAAAATTTTCAACTGAAAATCAGTTGCTCTCCCCCAAAATGAACTGATTTCacttgaagaaaatattaaaagcagttgcaagaaaatacaaaaagtctgcaaaaagaaaagcatcttaAGTTGCGCAACAGCCCTGGAATACTGTCAGGTTAGCAAAGAACGGAGCCTCTGATTTCCAAAGAAGTAAAGGataaacagaaggaagagaagaaatttaTAGTCAACAAAAACCTCCCtattttccttgaagaaaacAGCATCTTCCACAAGCAACCAACGAGAACATGCTTTAAGCCACATACTTTCCCTACATGCATATACTATGAAAAGGTATTTGGCACTGGCACTGTAAGGAGCTTATGTGCACATTTCTATGAAGTCCACTGTAAGTTTTTGAAGGGGGATCTTTAGTCCACTCACTCATTTCAGTAATTACATGCACTTTCACTTTCAGTTTCCCATACACCATAGCACTATGCTATATTGTCTAGCTTTTAAGTAttacagaaagacagaaggaggaaagaaaggaactTTTAAATGAACATATACAAAAATAAGGCTGTGTGGCAAAATTATTAAATGGGCGACCACCTTACACGAATCTGTGTGATGCTCAGCCCTAGCTCAGCAATGTGACTGCTGTCTACAGCAAGTATTCTTTAAGGGCGCTATTAAAGTTCGAAGACTTTGAGAGAGGCGGAAAGCAAGATCAATTCTGCCATTATCCACAGGCCTATTTTTCCTCATAACAGTATACTATGTGCATCAATATTTCTTTAATGGGCTTAAGCCATGACAGGGCAACACGAGGCAGAATCCCGAAGCTGCAGTCAAAGTCCTGACAGCAATGGCTATGCTGAGGGCAGCgttacttaggaaaaaaatcggtaatttttttttttttttttaacatttaatctACGGACCTCAAACTTTCTGCTCAGTCGCAccgcctcctttcccagccGAGGATAACGGCAACCTGAGAAAGACCCGACTGCGGCCCTGCGGCGGGGAGGGACgggccctgctgcccccccaggCCACTCCGCAGCCGGGGACAGGCCCGCCACCTCCCGCGGCTCAGGCCGCGCTACGGCAGAAGGTCACGGCTCCGGCGGAGGGGCCGGGAAGCGCGGCCGGACAcagccggcagccccccgccccgagcccgAGGCGCGcccagcccccccgccctgccccccagccgccccaggcCAGCACCGGGGGCTGCGTGCGAGCCCCGGCCGCCGGGCCGGGACCGGCGAGGCCGCCCCGGGCTCCGAGCGCCGGCGGAGGGAGGAGCCGCTGCCCCCCGCggcggctcggctcggctcggagaggcggaggggggcggctgcgggcagcggggcgggcgaGGGCCGGGGGAAGGCaagcgggcgggcgggcgggcgcgcgcTGCCGACCGACCGACCGGGGTGTCCCGCGCttccctcccgccgccgctgcaACCCTCCCCCCAccgcccctctccccccaccggCGCCCGCGGAGCGGCGGGAAGAGGACGGCGTCGGCACGTACCCCCCGTCCTGGGCGAGACTCTTCCgcctgcggggagcgggggcggggggcagagaCCCGCGAGCGACGCGGCCGCCCGCCAATCGGACGCTAGCGCGCCGCGTCACCGGAGGCTGGGTGAGGACGGGGGGCTACGATTGGCCGAAGCGGCAGCCCACGCCAGCCACCGGACGGCAGGAGGGGCCGGCGCAAGCCCCGCCCCTTTTCTTCCTGGGCGGGGGCGGGGActcccgggcggggcggggcccgcCTTgtccgccccgccccccccccccgcctgcgGGTCCGGGGCCGCGCCGGACGCCAGCGACCATCTCCCCAAAACGCTCATGACCCGCGTGGTCCTACCCACCCTACCCCTCGTCGCCTTACGCCGCCCCACGAGTTCAAGTCGAGCGCACCAACCCCTCCATTTTTCAAGCGGCTCCCATGTTGGAATATATGCACCGTCCCACAAAACGCTGCTGCACCTTCGCCCTATGtctcatttaataaaaataaccgGAATTAATAAGTAATCCTATCTTCCTCTCAGCTGTCCAGGAAGAAGCACCTGAATGCTTTCTGACTCCACCGCGCTTCCCAGCCAGCGTCAAGATAGCCCGAGCAGTCATTGCCCCACCTGCACGCCACCCCTCACCGGCAGCCCGCCGACGCTCGCCTTCTCGCTCGCCACGTTCCCATTTCCCGAACGCAGTCAgcgagcaggggctggggacgaGCCAGCGGGGAGCCCTGCCCGGCACTACTCGCCCCGGGGAGCTCTCCGTACCTGCCACGGCCGGGGACAGCCAAGAGCCTTTCCACACGTTTCGGTTGCGCAATGGACGTGAATAGATGTCTGCTTGCAATGCAGTTTTGAATGTGCCCAAAATATACCAACTGACCCCAAATTTTTGACCCTCAATGAATGACCTTTGTGCTTCCCACGCACAGGATTCAGttctctttttctggttttctggcCTATTTCTTGccaaagcactggaaaaagagCCATGCCAGCACCAGAGGTACCTTAAGAAAGAACCATCCCCTGGTAAAATACAGACTGTTGCCTATTATAAGAGATTTGACTTCAAGATTTTAGAGATACTAAGGGAAAACACCGCAACTGAATTAAGTATTGAAGTTAGGAACATGTTTAGTCTTGAAAATTCACACTCTGGTCAGATAAAAAAGTACAGAATCAATCTGAGAAGTGAGAAGTAGAAACTTCAGAGTGGAACaggataaacaaaaaaagaggaaggcgCTACAAGGATATTGCTCAAGAACAATGAAGAGCAATATGGAGCACTAAGTGAGAAAAGAAGCACTGTGAGAAAGGCCAATAAAGTTGCAACCAAATGGCAACAGAGTATTTGGTTTCTCGTTAAAAGGCAGTTAAGCTGTGGGCGCCCCCCCCATGAAATCCCACTCAAAAATTGTACTCAAAGCCCTCTAACTCTCAgctcccctccttttttccttcagttacaCACGCTCACTCTGTTCCACCAGGTCTGGAGCTAAGCCCCAGTCTTTGTCTGAAGAAGCTCCTCCTTTCTCACTTTATCTGGCCCAGAGAAGAGGCCATCTGCTGCAGAGAGGACCAATGCAACCTTTCTTTCTTACTCGTGGTGCTCAGAAGCATACCGCAAAGACAGTTTGTAACAAAACTCTTGCCTTGCTGTTCACTGAAAAGGACcacagccattttttttttggaattCATATGTGCCTACCCTCCACCCTCTCTCCCTGTTAATACACATGCCACCATCTTCTCACCCTCATCTGGAAGCATTACATGCTGCCTGCTTTCCCCCTAGTCTCCTCTCTCCAGGCCCTTCCTATCACCCCTCCCACACCCTGTGCGTGCACACAGGTTTGTGTGTTAACAGCTGATCTCAGCTGTGGGAAGGGAAACTGTGTGGTTGCCACATCCAGGGAAACACAACTGGTAGGGAAATAACTTCAAGGGAGACACCGCACATCTGTTTCTCCCTCATAGCAGCAGTTTCTCCCACTAAGAACAAAGATTTACCACTTCTCTTTGTCTCTTACAGCATGCCCTGCTCTTGCTTCTCGTGACTTTCATTCCTTCTCCTCAGAGCCTTCTCTGTAACTCCATGTGCATGCTGAGCGCTGTTATTACTCTGAAACAGAAAGATATTCATCAGGCCTCAACATTTACCATGTCTATAGAAACTCTGCAGTTTATAGGGCAGCCTGAGATGTTATTTCAGATAGCCTACAGCCATATGTCTTCTCCTTTTATTGGAAAGCActaacacagaatcatagaatcatagaatcgtttgggttggaaaagacctttaagatcatccagtccaaccgttaacctaacactaccaagtccaccactaaaacaattaaggggagagtagtaatttcatgtttcctggcttggtggctggattattttttaatgaaagtaaaagtaggaatcatgaaggttggaaaggatctctaagatcatcagtccaactgtcaacccaacaccaccatgcccactaaaccatgtcccaaagtgccatgtctacccattttttgaatacGAATAATTGTTTCTTGAACATGTATAATTGTATAGCTTGCCAATAGTGCTTGAGCGATCCATCAGATTGTTGGGCAAGAAACAGACCCCTCACCCTCAGAAAAACTGATACCTCAGTTAATATATcctaataataaatatattttgtcttcGTATTAAGATGCCATCTAGGTAAGCCTTTCAAGCCACAAGCCATATGGTAATTAGACCAACACACAGGGAGTTCTGGGAATAAGCAGCATGTATTTGTATCTGGAATCAGCAATTACTTCATTCTTTTGAGGTCAGTAATAACAGTTACCAAATTCAAATTAACAGCCTACTGtcagacagaaaaattacttctgaagGCCACTCTCTCCTGGGTTTTTCTAATTTGTATGTAGTACTTGGTATTACTGGTTCTAAAAGTACTGACTAAAATACTGCTCCTAAGATTTTGTGAGCtcagagcaacagaaaaatagtCCAGCCCTGCAAAAATATACTCATCCACGCaccaggggaaaataaaaatttaaattattttgttcatcATCATTGCCGTAAATGTTGAAGAGGTGGATTTTTGTGCCTGGCAATTTTTCATGGCAACAGCATTAGGACTGATTTAAAGTGCTGAGAGTTAGGTCACATCTACACCATTTAAAACCAAGTAGTTTTAAAAGGAACATAAAAATCACTCGGTATGCTGACTCATCCATTATGgcaacttaaatatttaaactgcCGACACTTATCTTCATTGTGAGCCAAAGCGGATTCCATCAAAGCTGGATTTATTGCAATCTGGTTTCTATTTACTCTTGCGCAATGAATTTGATTTGCAATTAGCTCTTTTTAGATCTGTCACTGGATTACTTTAAACAGCAATTCAGATCCAATTCCTGTAGATCATAATGAGAATCAAAATCCGATCTTTTTTAAGAGTACTATGTCAAAGGACTTCCATAAAAGCATGTTTAAtttacagttttcattaaaagcaagAATGCATAGATAAGTTACTGAAATAAACAGACATTCATGCACACAGCTGCTAAAATGAGTGAGGTGCTTATGAGGTCAAAGAATTCTGGTTTCACTTGGTCTAACATCACAATCTGAGTGATCTGTGATCCATATCACAAAGGGAAGGACAGCAATCTGAACTGAGTCCCCAGAAACAGAGTACTGCCATGTAACCCgatttttcttcctgagcaTTTAGATTGGGGCTACTTATATGGCAGGTGAAGAccacatgcacatttttttcccacttcacCACTATATAGGACTTAACTCCTGTATCTGCAAGGCACCCATTATTTCTTACCATCTTTGCAAACCCGGAGAGTCATTGAAGAGTACACAAACTACTGGCTGGCCAAATGATCCATGCACCGCTAGCGTACCCCTGCCTCCTAACTGAACCTCAGCAGAAAGGAACTAATAGCCATGATCTAATCCTGTCAGCTAACACCAGGGCAGGGCACAGCACAAGCATCCCAGTGGCATGAGCTACGGGCAACAGATTAGTCTGCACGTAACGCCGTTCTTTTTACTTTTGCCACCTTAATCCCTACAAAAAGGTATGTTAAAGGCAGCGGAGATTAGCGTGGTTTTCTAAAACGTGACAAACATCTTGTCATTACTTATTTGCTGTAACACAAAGGCTTGAAAGACCTATAGTGATGACCAATAAATATTCCATTCAATTATATTACTAGATTATATAATAACCTCTGACAAATACTTCAATTAATCCATTCTACCAACAAATGTAAATAACGTTCTGCCTGCATGTTAAGACCTCATCTAGATGAGCAAGAGCACAAAGACCAAAAGGAACACATGCAGTGTTTATCTGCCCAAAAGCAAATGCGTTAACCCAGACTCTGCTGGTGCCGGGGCATCTGCCAAAGGATGGTTGTGATCATCATCtagctttcatttctgaaacTCTGAGAGTGGAAATTCCCCCTCCGTGGTGTACCAGAGCCTGTGGGATACCTTTCTACTGACTGGCAGGACACAGCACAACTCTTGCCCAGGTGGAGACAGTGACAGCCTGAGTCACAGAAGCATGAGTGAGGAAGAGGGCCCACACAGATACCGATACATCCGGTGACACTTTTTCAAAGGCAAAGTCCTCCAGGAAAATCAGATCGTGTGGGGAGCCGAGAGGTTACTAAAGGTAAATAAATCTCTGGCATCACAGAGATTTTCCCACCAAGCCATTGCCCAGAAACTTTAATAGCACAGCAATATTTCACAGTGAGTTCTTTGATGCCAATATTCTGAAATACTTACGTGGTGCcagtacttttgaaaattaagaGTCTTTTCTCCTCTTGCCTCCAAAAAGCCCTGTGACTAGGGTACGGTTTTGGCCAATCTTCCTTATTTGTTCGGATGCTTTCTGAGACGTCCTTCTGTGTTAAACACCAGATCCAAAAATGGACTTCTGCAGAATGTACAATCCAAGCCCAGACATCCAGAACCCTCCCTTCATTCCCATTTAATTTAACCTTGAAGAGAtgaatgtacttttaaaaaaatgcacaaaacctGTCAACAATTTATGAGGTGTAAGCATTTAaataagaaaggagaaaggtcAAGCTAACAGGGCACAGCAAGACTTTTACTTCCACTTTGTCCTTCACATGTTTTTGTCATGCTTCAGTTTCACCTTTTGAAGAGATAACGGACTATAAAAGTGATTACACTCTACGTTAAGTGAAGCATTAATTTTGATTTAAGCAGAAGTAAAATGAGCTGCAAGAGGATAACTGAATTTATTTGTTCCTTAACAATATTCACAAATAAATCAATTAAGCACCTGCAGATGCACATCAGACAACCCAATTCCTTTTAACTGGTGTAACAGTGGACAGctggattttgcatttttagtgtACCTGAAATTTCTCTAGTGCTACAAGTTTCATTAATAAAGTGCATTCAGAATCTTGACAAGACAGATGAATTAGTATTATCTTATTTCAATGTAAGGTTTAACCACTTAAATAGAGAAGACTTCCACCCAAACCttttaacattttcctcttcattttcctttgtgtcTGAATTAGAAGCCTCTTTGTTTTCCATCAAAGCTTCATAAGCCTTTTGTGCTCGAACAATTTCTTTGTCTGCACTGAAGTGCACCATTTGTCTGCTCAGAATAGGAACAACTAAATTGAAGTTGTCAattcttttgtttaatttcctgATATCTTCTACAAATTGCTCACAAACACGATTCCATTGCTTTTGCCTATATGGTGTCATTGGCCCTCCAAGCTTACTTCTAGATGCCACTATACTCTTCCTTAACCGCTCAATAGTTTCCCGTATTTCTTTCTGCATCAGGATCCACTCTGGCTGATACCCGTTGTCTATCAGAATCCTGTTCAAGTTGTGAGTCATAGGGTCGATATGTGGACAGTCTGAAAATTTCTGCAAAGGTTTTCCTTTGCCACTGAGGTTGTCAAAGTCTCCCTTCGCCATCGATTCCTGGATGAGATCCTCAACCAACCGTTCAACTGCCTGAGTTATTTTCACCTTTTTGCTCTGCCTCACGTCTTGGGCTTTCATTAGGTCAGTCACAGAGTACTGGCTTTCGAGTCTCTGCTTCCGGTACTCCAACACCTGTTCAGTAGCACGGTCTACACGAAATTGCATgtattgcttttccctttggcTTGGTGTTCCAAAACCAACGCCTTCAAAACTCAAGTAGTGTCTATGCTGTGGTGCTTTTGACTTGAACTGATCTTCTTCCTCTTCGTTATTctcatttggtttctttttggtTGCCACATGACTGAGCACGACTCTGTATGCTTCTTCCACTTTCATAAATGCTTTGGAATCAGCTGCGGCAGAACCGCTgtctggatggtattttttgGCAAGATTTCGATAGGAGTTTCTGATATCATCAAGGGAACATCCTTCCTCAAGCTCAAGAATTTTGTAAGAGTCCTTGACGCTGCTTTTAGGTTTGTAACCCGACAACATTCTGTTGCCACAAATGTAGGGAAACGGCTTCAGGTTTCTTGGAATCATTGCTTGACGTAGCATTAAATGATGTCCTATGTTGTTAGTCAGCATGACACAAAGCCACTTCATATTTCTTCAAATGCAGCTACATTACAAGCAATGAcctacaaacacatttttataaaaatttcattaaatatgctttttaaaagaacttaCATTATTTAAGTCTTATCTTTAACTTGttatattatttaaagaaatccCTACAGAATTTCAGAACAGTATGCaaagtttttactttc
Encoded here:
- the DNAJC28 gene encoding dnaJ homolog subfamily C member 28 yields the protein MLTNNIGHHLMLRQAMIPRNLKPFPYICGNRMLSGYKPKSSVKDSYKILELEEGCSLDDIRNSYRNLAKKYHPDSGSAAADSKAFMKVEEAYRVVLSHVATKKKPNENNEEEEDQFKSKAPQHRHYLSFEGVGFGTPSQREKQYMQFRVDRATEQVLEYRKQRLESQYSVTDLMKAQDVRQSKKVKITQAVERLVEDLIQESMAKGDFDNLSGKGKPLQKFSDCPHIDPMTHNLNRILIDNGYQPEWILMQKEIRETIERLRKSIVASRSKLGGPMTPYRQKQWNRVCEQFVEDIRKLNKRIDNFNLVVPILSRQMVHFSADKEIVRAQKAYEALMENKEASNSDTKENEEENVKRFGWKSSLFKWLNLTLK